A window of the Euzebya pacifica genome harbors these coding sequences:
- the dcd gene encoding dCTP deaminase: MILSDISIRAALEEGRITIDPIGVDAVQPSSVDLRVDSEFRVFNNHLYPYIDVRDEQPDLTDPVEATDEQPFILHPGEFVLGSTLEKVTLPRDLVARIEGKSSLGRLGLLVHATAGFVDAGFSGWLTLELSNVANLPIAIYPGMKIGQLAFFQLDREAEHAYGDAELGSKYQGQRGPTASRYYRNFDE, encoded by the coding sequence GTGATCCTGTCCGACATCAGCATCCGAGCCGCCCTGGAGGAGGGGCGCATCACGATCGACCCGATCGGGGTCGACGCCGTGCAACCCTCCAGCGTCGACCTGCGCGTCGACAGCGAGTTCCGGGTGTTCAACAACCACCTCTACCCCTACATCGACGTGCGGGACGAGCAGCCCGACCTGACCGACCCTGTCGAGGCCACCGACGAGCAGCCGTTCATCCTCCACCCGGGCGAGTTCGTGCTCGGGTCGACGCTGGAGAAGGTCACCCTCCCCAGGGACCTGGTCGCCCGCATCGAGGGCAAGAGCTCGCTGGGCCGCCTCGGCCTGCTGGTCCACGCCACCGCCGGTTTCGTCGACGCTGGCTTCTCCGGCTGGTTGACGCTGGAGCTGTCCAACGTCGCCAACCTGCCGATCGCGATCTATCCGGGCATGAAGATCGGTCAGCTGGCCTTCTTCCAGCTGGACCGGGAGGCCGAGCACGCCTACGGCGACGCCGAGCTGGGCTCGAAGTACCAGGGACAGCGCGGCCCGACCGCCAGCCGCTACTACCGCAACTTCGACGAGTAG
- a CDS encoding TIGR03767 family metallophosphoesterase has protein sequence MAITRRRFIALVGAVAAATGLPQEVVAAELMQADSEAAVAAARLTTLAQTLRQGTVNDLGYAPVALGDGEPHLVRDELTTPQANRDQRRRSLLCVVHLTDQHIIDVQSPARVEFTDRFVNDACPPPFESAHRPQEAASARIADAMIRRIREMGSSPVTGAPIAAAVCTGDNIDNQQANETDVFLAVMDGGTVTPNSGDPSLYEGVQASGDLQYWHPDPAIQDRYKTTYGFPDAPGFLTDALASFTAPGIGLPWYSAYGNHDGLLQGNAPTNPALEGIATGPLKVLSPGPANPCLLADGEVPISPVGAPATPVTADPERRIIDRAEYARKHMESPGLPTGHGFTQANVDNGIVYYAADVGPLRFIVLDTVNPGGFSEGSVGDTQLAWLDAELQACDDNQRPAILFSHHGLRSLTNPIVTPDPADPQGGDLPRHLADDVQAVCTAHPSLILWVNGHTHSNTVGFRGEGSGAFWDVGTAAHIDWPAQARVIEVVDNADGTLSIFTTMIDHDDRDPTVFLARELMGNDPQGGFAGTGPGEFNDRNNELLIANPFSATGPAPTPTPTATPTPTPTPTSQTGTGSSTTNSGSTGQRLPATGPASPNLTIGGALLLAGAAGLRAVRQPRT, from the coding sequence ATGGCGATCACGAGGCGGCGTTTCATCGCGCTGGTCGGTGCAGTGGCGGCAGCAACGGGACTTCCCCAGGAGGTCGTCGCAGCCGAGCTGATGCAGGCCGACAGCGAGGCGGCGGTCGCGGCCGCGCGGCTGACCACGCTGGCCCAGACCCTCCGGCAGGGCACCGTCAACGACCTCGGCTACGCGCCGGTCGCCCTCGGGGACGGTGAACCCCACCTCGTCCGTGACGAGCTGACCACCCCGCAGGCCAACCGCGACCAGCGCCGACGCAGCCTGCTGTGCGTCGTCCACCTCACCGACCAGCACATCATCGACGTGCAGTCGCCGGCCCGGGTCGAGTTCACCGACCGGTTCGTCAACGACGCCTGCCCACCCCCGTTCGAGTCGGCCCACCGCCCGCAGGAGGCCGCATCGGCCAGGATCGCCGATGCGATGATCCGCCGGATCCGCGAGATGGGCAGCTCACCGGTCACCGGCGCACCCATCGCCGCCGCGGTCTGCACCGGCGACAACATCGACAACCAGCAGGCCAACGAGACCGACGTCTTCCTCGCCGTCATGGACGGGGGCACGGTCACCCCCAACTCCGGCGACCCCTCCCTCTACGAGGGCGTCCAGGCCAGCGGCGACCTGCAGTACTGGCATCCCGACCCCGCCATCCAGGACCGCTACAAGACGACCTACGGGTTCCCCGACGCCCCCGGCTTCCTGACCGACGCGCTGGCCAGCTTCACCGCCCCCGGCATCGGCCTGCCCTGGTACTCCGCTTACGGCAACCACGACGGCCTCCTGCAGGGCAACGCCCCGACCAACCCCGCCCTCGAGGGCATCGCCACCGGCCCCCTCAAGGTCCTCAGCCCCGGCCCCGCCAACCCGTGCCTGCTGGCCGACGGCGAGGTGCCGATCTCCCCGGTCGGCGCCCCAGCCACCCCGGTCACCGCCGACCCCGAACGGCGGATCATCGACCGCGCCGAGTACGCCCGCAAGCACATGGAGTCCCCCGGGCTGCCCACCGGCCACGGCTTCACCCAGGCCAACGTCGACAACGGCATCGTCTACTACGCCGCCGACGTCGGCCCGCTGCGGTTCATCGTCCTCGACACCGTCAACCCGGGTGGGTTCTCCGAGGGGTCCGTCGGCGACACCCAGCTGGCATGGCTGGACGCCGAGCTGCAGGCCTGCGACGACAACCAACGCCCGGCCATCCTCTTCAGCCACCACGGGCTGCGGTCGCTGACCAACCCGATCGTCACCCCCGACCCCGCCGATCCGCAGGGCGGCGACCTGCCCCGCCACCTGGCCGACGACGTGCAGGCGGTCTGCACCGCCCACCCGAGCCTGATCCTGTGGGTCAACGGCCACACCCACTCCAACACCGTGGGCTTCCGGGGCGAAGGGAGCGGCGCGTTCTGGGACGTCGGCACCGCCGCGCACATCGACTGGCCGGCGCAGGCCCGCGTCATCGAGGTCGTCGACAACGCCGACGGCACCCTGTCGATCTTCACCACGATGATCGACCACGACGACCGCGACCCGACGGTGTTCCTCGCCCGCGAGCTGATGGGCAACGACCCGCAGGGAGGCTTCGCGGGGACCGGGCCAGGCGAGTTCAACGACCGCAACAACGAGCTGCTGATCGCCAACCCGTTCAGCGCGACCGGCCCAGCTCCCACCCCGACCCCGACGGCCACCCCCACGCCCACGCCGACCCCGACGAGCCAGACCGGCACGGGCAGCAGCACGACCAACAGCGGCTCGACCGGCCAGCGGCTGCCCGCGACGGGCCCCGCCTCACCCAACCTCACGATCGGCGGCGCCCTCCTCCTTGCCGGGGCCGCCGGCCTGCGCGCCGTCCGCCAGCCACGTACCTGA
- a CDS encoding TMEM165/GDT1 family protein, with translation MFDAIGVAFATVFLAELGDKSQLLALSLSARYRRSVLLLAVLTASAVTMAVSVTAGNLVGQLLPTRAITAGAALLFVAFGVITLRGDDEQDDEEEGESASSSSGFVGIVAALSLAEFGDKTMVATFALAAASSAVGTWIGATAGMALAGAIGVAIGGAVWTRLSPRTVRLVSGGLFLLVGVVLLADALRG, from the coding sequence TTGTTCGACGCCATCGGGGTCGCGTTCGCGACCGTGTTCCTCGCCGAGCTGGGTGACAAGTCCCAGCTGCTCGCCCTGTCCCTGTCCGCCCGGTACCGCCGGTCGGTCCTGCTGCTGGCCGTGCTGACGGCCAGCGCGGTCACCATGGCGGTGTCGGTGACCGCAGGGAACCTGGTCGGACAGCTGCTGCCGACCCGCGCGATCACCGCCGGGGCCGCACTCCTGTTCGTCGCCTTCGGCGTGATTACCCTGCGCGGCGACGACGAGCAGGACGACGAGGAGGAGGGCGAGTCCGCGTCGTCGTCCTCGGGGTTCGTCGGGATCGTGGCGGCCCTCTCGTTGGCGGAGTTCGGCGACAAGACCATGGTGGCCACCTTCGCGCTTGCGGCGGCCAGCTCGGCGGTCGGCACCTGGATCGGGGCCACGGCCGGGATGGCGCTGGCCGGGGCAATCGGCGTCGCCATCGGCGGTGCGGTGTGGACACGCCTGTCCCCGCGGACCGTCCGGCTGGTGTCCGGCGGGCTGTTCCTCCTCGTCGGGGTGGTCCTGCTGGCGGACGCGTTGCGGGGCTGA
- a CDS encoding HEAT repeat domain-containing protein: MDTVTRIALLGDAEADVRLQMALELGQARVADAAAPLVARFGVERDFGVRETLTWAVLRIRESAMPLVRDALDSPGWIARLQATHTLSKLGDPDDGTRLLPLVADPVAAVASRAWWAVAQCGDPEVVPALVGQLGRGSAEDRNSLYVALGHFGADAVPAVVGALRHGSTPTVRRHAADVLGGLGSPAAETAATALVEALSDADGDVRVGALSALGYLRSPAVWQVIEDTVSHADHRLQLLAGRLQERRPGRASVRRGAASGEIPMTLTDIDDPAATVGPESRSWPEPDPSLVTLEGGPWKSRLVGPLARQVEVSRPRWLARADVPAGVLEAVGAEAMDRALAAGLPEGVAGRVAAGAVEQHVHETVLLEQCSVVDPGRIVKDLLVGTEVHVVDFAGREVESVGD; this comes from the coding sequence ATGGACACCGTCACGCGCATCGCGCTGCTGGGGGATGCCGAAGCCGATGTCCGGCTGCAGATGGCGCTGGAGCTGGGTCAAGCCCGTGTCGCGGACGCGGCCGCGCCGCTGGTCGCACGTTTCGGAGTCGAACGTGACTTCGGGGTGCGCGAGACGCTGACCTGGGCGGTGCTGCGCATCCGCGAGTCCGCGATGCCGCTGGTCAGGGATGCGCTGGACAGCCCGGGGTGGATCGCGCGGCTCCAGGCCACCCACACCCTCAGCAAGCTCGGCGACCCAGACGACGGCACCCGGCTGTTGCCGCTCGTCGCCGACCCGGTGGCGGCCGTCGCCTCACGCGCCTGGTGGGCGGTCGCGCAGTGCGGGGACCCCGAGGTCGTGCCGGCGCTCGTCGGCCAGCTGGGCCGTGGCTCGGCGGAGGACCGCAACAGCCTGTACGTGGCGCTCGGCCACTTCGGGGCCGACGCCGTTCCCGCAGTGGTCGGTGCGCTGCGGCACGGGTCGACACCGACGGTTCGTCGCCACGCCGCGGACGTCCTCGGCGGCCTCGGCTCGCCCGCAGCCGAAACGGCTGCGACCGCCCTGGTCGAGGCGCTGTCGGATGCCGACGGCGACGTGCGCGTGGGGGCCCTGAGCGCGTTGGGGTACCTGCGCTCGCCGGCGGTGTGGCAGGTGATCGAGGACACCGTGTCGCACGCCGACCACCGGTTGCAGCTGCTCGCCGGACGGCTGCAGGAACGGCGGCCGGGCCGGGCGTCGGTCAGGCGTGGCGCCGCGTCGGGGGAGATCCCGATGACGCTGACCGACATCGACGACCCGGCGGCGACGGTCGGCCCCGAATCGAGGTCGTGGCCGGAACCGGACCCCTCGCTCGTGACCCTCGAGGGCGGACCCTGGAAGTCGCGGCTCGTGGGGCCGTTGGCCCGTCAGGTGGAGGTGTCCCGGCCCCGATGGCTCGCCCGCGCCGATGTCCCCGCTGGTGTGCTTGAGGCAGTCGGCGCCGAGGCGATGGACCGGGCGCTGGCGGCGGGCCTTCCCGAGGGCGTCGCGGGACGAGTCGCCGCAGGAGCGGTGGAGCAGCACGTGCACGAGACCGTCCTGCTGGAGCAGTGCAGCGTCGTCGATCCCGGCCGGATCGTGAAGGACCTGCTGGTGGGAACCGAGGTGCACGTCGTGGACTTCGCCGGCAGGGAGGTCGAGTCGGTCGGGGACTAA